From the Candidatus Binatia bacterium genome, one window contains:
- a CDS encoding ABC transporter substrate-binding protein: MQQEIVYSVEHFYPKHPGHPIAPLTAEYHGYFDKKAITKSRLEIAGDNTGSIDLLIEGKTNFSMDAHPAMLVEANAGGEDLYIIGSYRNGLAFSVAALPDTIKGPEDLKGRRFTTNRRLGAGERTMRLVFEKLGFDPDKDMDVVLVDNEGVREKVASMKEGKSDFLFYHHNGPQGRVVRDLVKRGELVDVIDLSTMFPYYVVRSMATTGRMLRERPDAVRAFIKGVMRSHCFLKDEDPTGMESVAILKKTLNVDSLEGSGVENGIPKSWAAEPKNIVTSVAGLEVHIRELKAKKKIGDDYTADRIVRNEPAFEALAELEEN; this comes from the coding sequence TTGCAACAAGAAATCGTCTATTCCGTAGAGCACTTCTACCCCAAACACCCCGGCCATCCGATCGCGCCGCTCACGGCGGAGTATCACGGCTACTTCGACAAGAAGGCGATAACGAAAAGCCGCCTCGAAATCGCCGGCGACAACACCGGATCGATCGACTTACTGATCGAGGGAAAAACCAACTTCAGCATGGACGCCCACCCGGCAATGCTCGTCGAGGCCAACGCCGGCGGCGAAGACCTCTACATCATCGGCTCTTACCGGAACGGCCTCGCCTTCAGCGTCGCGGCCCTGCCGGACACCATCAAAGGACCGGAAGATTTGAAAGGCAGGCGCTTCACGACCAACCGCCGGCTCGGCGCCGGCGAGCGGACGATGCGCCTCGTCTTCGAAAAACTCGGCTTCGATCCGGATAAGGACATGGATGTCGTTCTCGTGGACAACGAAGGGGTGCGCGAAAAAGTCGCCTCGATGAAGGAAGGCAAAAGCGATTTTCTTTTCTATCATCATAACGGGCCTCAGGGCCGCGTCGTCCGCGACCTCGTGAAGAGAGGCGAGCTCGTCGATGTGATCGATCTCTCCACGATGTTCCCCTACTATGTCGTCCGCTCGATGGCGACCACGGGCCGGATGCTTCGCGAGCGGCCCGACGCCGTCCGGGCCTTCATCAAAGGCGTGATGCGCTCGCATTGTTTTCTGAAAGACGAAGATCCGACGGGCATGGAATCCGTCGCGATTTTAAAAAAAACGCTCAACGTCGATTCGCTCGAAGGCAGCGGCGTGGAAAACGGCATACCGAAAAGCTGGGCGGCCGAGCCGAAAAACATCGTCACCAGCGTGGCGGGTCTCGAGGTCCACATCCGCGAGCTTAAAGCCAAGAAAAAAATCGGCGACGACTATACCGCCGACCGCATCGTTCGTAACGAGCCGGCCTTCGAGGCGCTGGCCGAGCTGGAAGAAAATTAG
- a CDS encoding xanthine dehydrogenase family protein molybdopterin-binding subunit, producing the protein MTTQHAPSGLIGASIRRVEDPVLITGKGRYVDDIQIPGMLHMALLRSPYPHAKIISIDASAAKKMPGVEAVLTGADIQLNVPSPVMIPGQKIPPHPALSRGAVHAAGAPVAAVVARTRALAQDAANSIDVEYEALPAVVNAEKALEPGAPLAREELDSNVCYTATKKGGDVEKAFAEADHIVRMHIASPRQVAMAIEPRGAVANPEPTGDLTVWLSTQSPHRVRADLSNALGFPEHRIRLIAPDVGGGFGSKGPLYREYLLACYFALKLRRPVKWAATRSDDFVTVIQGRDQAMTSELALKRDGTMTGLKVRVVANLGAYLCSNTAGPPQRMMAMAPGCYQIRNVHVEVVAVFTNTVSTGPYRGAGRPESVLNIERLVDKAARDLGIDRLEIRRKNFIRPEQFPYKTAVGVEYDSGDYERSLAEALRLSNYDDLIRQRDEARKRGELVGVGVSTFVEPSGGAGFESGTVRIERTGEITVLTGSSSHGQGHETVFAQIAAEKLRVSMEHVAVRHGDTFAVQQGVGTFGSRSAVMGGGALAIAIERVVAKARRFAAHLLEASHEDIVQTDGGFAVVGTPEKKVTWRQVAAAAYGRPIKGIEPGLQETVFFDPRREAWGFGSHVALIKIDRDTGESKIEKLVLVDDCGVMINPMIVEGQIHGGLAQALGEAFREQMVYGDDGEVLTSSLVGYAVPHAEQMPPLILGETVTPNPYHPLGVKGVGEAATNGAPAAIANAVMDALAPLGIDHIDMPFTAPKLWNAIRQAESSRAH; encoded by the coding sequence ATGACAACCCAGCACGCACCCAGCGGACTCATCGGCGCGTCGATTCGTCGCGTCGAAGATCCCGTTCTCATCACCGGCAAGGGCCGCTACGTGGACGACATTCAGATTCCCGGCATGCTCCATATGGCGTTGCTCCGGAGCCCTTACCCGCATGCGAAAATAATTTCCATCGATGCAAGCGCTGCGAAAAAGATGCCGGGCGTCGAAGCCGTACTGACGGGCGCCGACATCCAACTAAACGTCCCCTCCCCCGTCATGATACCCGGCCAGAAAATTCCGCCGCACCCCGCGCTCTCGCGCGGCGCGGTTCACGCCGCGGGAGCGCCCGTGGCCGCGGTCGTAGCGCGCACGCGCGCGCTCGCCCAGGACGCCGCCAATTCGATCGACGTAGAGTACGAAGCGTTGCCGGCGGTCGTGAACGCCGAAAAAGCTTTGGAGCCCGGCGCGCCGCTCGCGCGCGAGGAGCTGGACAGCAACGTTTGCTACACGGCGACGAAAAAAGGCGGCGACGTGGAAAAGGCGTTCGCCGAGGCGGATCATATCGTCAGGATGCACATCGCGAGCCCGCGACAAGTGGCGATGGCGATCGAGCCGCGCGGCGCCGTCGCCAACCCGGAGCCGACCGGCGATCTAACCGTCTGGCTTTCGACGCAGAGCCCGCACCGCGTGCGCGCGGACCTCTCGAACGCGCTCGGCTTCCCCGAGCACAGGATTCGCCTGATTGCGCCCGACGTCGGCGGCGGCTTCGGCAGCAAGGGACCGCTTTACCGCGAATATCTCCTCGCCTGTTACTTCGCGCTCAAGCTTCGCCGGCCGGTCAAGTGGGCGGCTACGCGCAGCGACGATTTCGTCACCGTGATTCAAGGCCGCGACCAGGCTATGACCTCAGAGCTGGCGCTGAAGCGCGACGGCACGATGACGGGACTCAAAGTCCGCGTCGTCGCCAACCTCGGCGCGTATCTGTGCTCGAACACCGCCGGACCGCCGCAGAGAATGATGGCGATGGCCCCGGGCTGCTACCAAATCAGAAACGTCCACGTCGAAGTCGTCGCAGTGTTTACCAACACCGTCTCGACCGGCCCCTATCGCGGCGCCGGACGCCCCGAGTCGGTGCTGAATATCGAGCGGCTCGTCGACAAGGCGGCGCGCGATTTGGGCATCGACCGTCTGGAGATCCGCCGCAAGAACTTCATCCGGCCCGAGCAATTTCCGTACAAAACCGCCGTCGGCGTCGAGTACGACTCGGGCGATTACGAAAGATCACTCGCGGAGGCGCTTCGCCTCTCCAATTACGACGATCTGATCCGGCAGCGCGACGAAGCGCGGAAGCGCGGCGAGCTGGTTGGCGTCGGCGTCTCGACCTTCGTCGAGCCAAGCGGCGGCGCCGGGTTCGAAAGCGGAACGGTAAGAATCGAGCGCACCGGCGAAATCACCGTGCTCACGGGCTCCAGCTCGCATGGCCAGGGACACGAGACCGTGTTCGCCCAGATCGCGGCGGAGAAATTGCGCGTTTCGATGGAGCACGTCGCGGTCCGGCACGGCGATACTTTTGCAGTCCAGCAGGGCGTCGGCACGTTCGGCAGCCGCAGCGCCGTCATGGGCGGCGGCGCGCTGGCGATCGCGATCGAGCGCGTCGTCGCTAAGGCGCGCCGCTTTGCGGCGCACCTGCTGGAGGCATCGCACGAGGACATCGTGCAGACCGACGGCGGTTTCGCCGTGGTCGGCACGCCGGAGAAGAAAGTCACCTGGCGCCAGGTCGCGGCGGCGGCCTATGGGCGGCCCATCAAAGGTATCGAGCCGGGGCTACAGGAGACGGTCTTCTTCGACCCCCGGCGCGAAGCCTGGGGATTCGGCAGCCACGTGGCGCTCATAAAAATCGACCGCGACACCGGCGAGTCGAAGATCGAGAAGCTGGTGCTCGTCGACGATTGCGGCGTGATGATCAATCCGATGATCGTGGAAGGACAGATTCACGGCGGCCTCGCCCAGGCGCTCGGCGAGGCGTTCCGCGAGCAGATGGTCTACGGCGACGACGGGGAAGTGCTCACGAGCTCGCTCGTCGGCTACGCGGTGCCGCACGCGGAACAGATGCCGCCGCTCATCCTCGGCGAAACCGTAACGCCGAACCCCTACCATCCGCTGGGCGTGAAGGGCGTCGGCGAGGCCGCCACCAACGGCGCACCGGCGGCGATCGCCAACGCAGTGATGGACGCGCTGGCGCCGCTAGGCATCGATCACATCGACATGCCGTTCACGGCGCCGAAGCTATGGAATGCAATCCGGCAGGCGGAGTCCAGCCGCGCGCATTGA
- a CDS encoding xanthine dehydrogenase family protein subunit M, translating to MFPASFGYHAARSVEEALDLLTKYGEDAKLLAGGHSLIPAMKLRLASPRYLIDLGTIPGLGGIRIDGDALTIGALTVHADIVSSDLVRRRVPALSDAAGVIGDVQVRNRGTIGGSVAHADPAADFPVILTALNASFVAVSPSGSRVISVDGFFVDFYTTALAPNEVLTEIRVPLPPSSAGTAYHKMAHPASGYVVVSAGALVNRDSSGRCASARIAIGGLGSGPLRAQATEAALQGQRLTDDVMAAAAAKAAEGSDPADDVYASAEYKSHMATVLARRAIEQAAQRATS from the coding sequence ATGTTTCCCGCTAGCTTTGGATACCACGCGGCGCGCTCGGTCGAGGAGGCGCTCGATCTGCTGACGAAGTACGGCGAGGACGCCAAGCTCCTGGCGGGCGGCCATAGTTTGATACCGGCGATGAAGCTGCGCCTGGCGTCGCCGCGCTATCTGATCGATCTCGGCACGATCCCCGGTCTCGGCGGAATTCGCATCGACGGCGACGCGCTCACGATCGGCGCGCTCACGGTCCATGCCGATATCGTGTCATCGGATCTCGTTCGCCGGCGCGTCCCGGCTCTGTCCGATGCCGCGGGAGTGATCGGCGACGTGCAAGTCAGGAACCGGGGCACGATCGGCGGCAGCGTCGCCCACGCCGATCCGGCGGCCGACTTCCCGGTCATTCTCACCGCGCTCAATGCGTCGTTCGTCGCGGTCTCGCCGTCGGGCAGCCGGGTTATTTCAGTGGACGGCTTCTTCGTCGATTTCTACACCACGGCGCTCGCGCCCAACGAAGTGCTGACGGAGATTCGCGTCCCGCTGCCGCCTTCGAGCGCCGGCACGGCGTACCACAAGATGGCGCATCCGGCTTCGGGCTACGTCGTCGTCAGCGCCGGCGCGCTGGTGAACCGCGACTCGTCCGGACGTTGCGCGTCCGCGCGCATCGCGATCGGCGGCCTCGGCAGCGGGCCGCTGCGCGCGCAAGCGACGGAAGCGGCGCTGCAAGGACAACGTCTCACGGACGATGTGATGGCCGCGGCGGCGGCCAAAGCTGCGGAAGGCTCCGACCCGGCGGACGACGTCTACGCGAGCGCGGAATACAAAAGCCACATGGCGACAGTTCTGGCGCGAAGAGCGATCGAACAAGCCGCGCAACGGGCCACGAGCTAA
- a CDS encoding (2Fe-2S)-binding protein, which produces MAAEAERATVSISITVNGVRHEAEVEPRELLVYFLRDRLALTGTHVGCDTSQCGACTIHLNGRAVKSCTVLAVQANGAKVTTIEGLAEGDALHPVQQGFYEKHGAQCGYCTPGMIMTAVHLLENNPHPTEQEIRHGLEGNLCRCTGYVNIVEAIKWAAEKMRREARGERREEEKRGEHVSR; this is translated from the coding sequence ATGGCTGCCGAGGCGGAGCGAGCGACTGTTTCCATAAGCATCACGGTCAACGGCGTAAGACACGAAGCAGAGGTCGAGCCGCGCGAGCTGCTGGTTTATTTTCTTCGCGACCGGCTCGCGCTCACCGGCACGCACGTCGGCTGCGACACGAGCCAGTGCGGCGCGTGCACGATCCATCTGAACGGCCGCGCCGTCAAGTCGTGCACCGTCCTCGCGGTGCAGGCCAACGGGGCGAAGGTCACGACGATAGAAGGCCTGGCCGAGGGCGACGCGCTGCACCCCGTGCAGCAGGGATTTTACGAGAAGCACGGCGCGCAGTGCGGCTACTGCACGCCGGGCATGATTATGACCGCCGTCCATCTGCTCGAGAACAATCCGCATCCGACCGAGCAGGAGATCCGCCACGGCCTCGAAGGCAACCTCTGCCGCTGCACGGGCTACGTCAACATCGTCGAGGCGATCAAATGGGCGGCGGAAAAGATGAGGCGAGAGGCGAGAGGCGAGAGGCGAGAGGAAGAAAAGAGAGGCGAACATGTTTCCCGCTAG
- a CDS encoding citrate synthase/methylcitrate synthase: protein MAIERIVRPGLEGVAAAQTRLSSVDGEAGELIIAGFPIEALADRATFEETIHLLWHDALPNASRLAAFRRELAQRRALAPAVLEVLRTAARQKLPAMDVLRMAASMLTLRAGDEATGDDSMRAAVKLVASFPTIVAAYARMLDGRELIAPRSDLAHAANYLYMLFGAAPAPERVRAMETYLNTVVDHGFNASTFTARVILSTESDLISAIVGAVGALKGPLHGGAPGPALDMVFEIGTAERAEAVLREKLQRGERLMGFGHRVYRVRDPRADVLAAAAERLYRTDADMKLYELARHVERTALRLLDEYKPGRKLQTNVEFYTALLLHGLDLSTDLFTPTFAVSRVAGWIAHCFEQQKQNRLIRPDSEYTGVKNRRWTALEERG from the coding sequence ATGGCGATCGAGCGAATCGTGAGGCCCGGCCTCGAAGGGGTGGCGGCGGCCCAGACTCGTCTCAGCAGTGTCGACGGCGAAGCGGGCGAGCTGATCATCGCAGGATTTCCGATCGAAGCGTTGGCCGACCGGGCGACCTTTGAGGAGACGATCCACTTGCTTTGGCACGACGCGTTGCCCAACGCCTCGCGGCTTGCGGCGTTTCGCCGCGAACTCGCCCAGCGGCGCGCGCTGGCACCGGCCGTGCTGGAAGTCTTGAGAACGGCGGCGCGCCAAAAACTCCCGGCGATGGATGTCCTCCGCATGGCGGCGAGCATGCTGACGCTTCGCGCCGGCGACGAAGCGACGGGCGACGACTCGATGCGCGCGGCGGTGAAGTTGGTCGCGAGCTTCCCCACGATCGTGGCCGCCTACGCGCGCATGCTCGACGGGCGCGAGCTGATCGCTCCGCGGTCCGACCTGGCGCACGCGGCCAATTATTTGTACATGTTGTTCGGCGCCGCGCCCGCTCCCGAACGCGTCCGCGCGATGGAGACCTATCTCAATACCGTCGTCGATCACGGCTTCAACGCTTCGACGTTCACGGCCCGGGTGATTCTCTCGACCGAGTCCGACCTGATCTCCGCGATCGTCGGCGCCGTGGGCGCGCTCAAGGGACCGCTGCACGGCGGCGCGCCCGGTCCGGCGCTCGACATGGTGTTCGAGATCGGAACGGCGGAACGGGCGGAAGCGGTTCTGCGCGAGAAACTCCAACGCGGAGAGCGCCTGATGGGATTCGGCCACCGGGTCTATCGCGTGCGCGACCCGCGCGCCGACGTGCTGGCCGCCGCCGCCGAGCGCTTGTATCGTACGGACGCCGACATGAAGCTCTACGAACTGGCGCGCCACGTCGAGCGGACGGCGCTCCGGCTGCTCGACGAATACAAGCCCGGCCGGAAGCTGCAAACCAACGTGGAGTTCTACACCGCGCTGCTTTTGCACGGGCTGGATCTCTCGACGGACTTATTCACGCCGACCTTTGCCGTCAGCCGCGTGGCCGGCTGGATCGCGCATTGTTTCGAACAACAGAAGCAGAACCGGCTGATCCGCCCCGATTCGGAATACACCGGCGTCAAGAACCGCCGTTGGACGGCGCTCGAAGAGCGCGGCTGA
- a CDS encoding citrate/2-methylcitrate synthase, producing the protein MRSARHLTAREAAKALGISLSTLYAYVSRGLVRSEAAGESKRSRRYRNEDVRMLAQRKELRRDPAKAVERALHWGQPVMESGITLITDGRVYYRGLDAVSLAGGRTVEEVAALIWTGDFSFAAELFGSKPALPPECLALRKRGTDLPAVETFQMLLTPAAAVDAAACDLRPAAVAQTGARILRLLAALTVNRRAGEKSIAQTIQQALAPGKPKAARLIDAALILCADHELNVSSFTARCVASAGSTPYAAVTAGLAALQGVKHGRATERVEAFLEEARTPARVRMVMTGRLKRGETIPGFGHPLYPDGDPRGRALLELISRFCPRSPAVALATKCCAAALDLIGERPTIDFGLTILARALKMPPGAPLTIFAIGRTIGWIGHSIEEYQRDRIIRPRARYVGRGPASISPARAVSAPPAEARN; encoded by the coding sequence GTGCGCAGCGCCCGGCATCTCACCGCTCGCGAAGCAGCCAAGGCATTGGGCATCAGCCTGTCTACTCTCTATGCCTACGTCAGCCGGGGACTGGTTCGTTCCGAGGCGGCCGGGGAAAGCAAACGCAGCCGGCGCTATCGAAACGAGGACGTTCGCATGCTCGCGCAACGCAAAGAGCTTAGGCGCGATCCGGCCAAGGCGGTCGAGCGGGCATTGCATTGGGGACAGCCGGTCATGGAGTCGGGAATCACGCTGATCACGGACGGCCGTGTGTATTATCGCGGCCTGGACGCGGTTTCTCTGGCCGGCGGCCGAACCGTGGAGGAAGTGGCCGCCTTGATCTGGACCGGCGACTTTTCCTTTGCGGCCGAGCTTTTTGGATCGAAGCCAGCGCTCCCGCCCGAGTGTCTCGCGTTGCGGAAGCGCGGGACCGATTTGCCGGCGGTGGAGACTTTTCAAATGCTCTTGACGCCGGCGGCGGCGGTAGACGCCGCCGCTTGCGATCTTCGTCCCGCAGCGGTGGCGCAGACCGGCGCGCGCATCCTCCGGTTGTTGGCCGCGCTTACCGTAAATCGCCGCGCCGGCGAAAAGAGCATCGCTCAAACGATCCAACAAGCCTTGGCGCCCGGCAAGCCCAAGGCCGCGCGGCTGATCGACGCGGCGCTCATCTTATGCGCGGATCACGAACTGAACGTGTCCTCCTTTACCGCCCGCTGCGTGGCTTCCGCCGGCTCCACTCCGTACGCGGCGGTGACGGCCGGTTTGGCGGCGCTGCAAGGCGTCAAGCACGGGAGAGCCACCGAGCGGGTGGAAGCGTTCCTCGAAGAGGCGCGGACCCCGGCGCGCGTGCGCATGGTCATGACCGGCAGGCTTAAACGCGGCGAAACCATCCCGGGGTTCGGGCATCCGTTGTATCCGGACGGCGATCCGCGCGGAAGAGCTCTGCTGGAGCTGATTTCCCGTTTCTGTCCGCGATCTCCCGCGGTGGCGCTTGCGACAAAATGCTGCGCAGCCGCGCTCGATCTCATCGGCGAACGGCCCACCATCGATTTCGGATTGACGATTCTGGCGCGCGCGCTCAAGATGCCGCCCGGCGCCCCTCTCACGATTTTCGCCATCGGCCGGACGATCGGCTGGATCGGCCATTCCATCGAAGAATACCAAAGAGACCGCATCATTCGGCCGCGGGCGCGATATGTCGGCCGGGGCCCGGCTTCGATTTCACCCGCGCGGGCGGTTAGCGCGCCTCCCGCAGAGGCTCGTAATTGA
- a CDS encoding deoxyhypusine synthase family protein: protein MKDVQFEELKSLDLGRCATVGDIVDGMRASAFGARMLGEVARTISEMAASNKKPVLIYDGLEKSSLGVLLKKFVRNGWCGKILSPSRYAGQKKRGDNVIVVGAFSERDAEAIYAKPARALFINPFDMARPGQVRDGYFPDAVFADPRFVMPVIYRTLAEWIDGKPTSVEELIAELASYGGVAAQVAKGAKALLIMARDKDCCRFLTVSGAMTVGKMDLIICDMIESGLVHAISSTGALMAHGLVSSIGLKHYKYNPAYDDTELALRRLNRVTDTLEPETNLDTVEEVIGQVIQQLNGARPISPTILNRLIGKHLAENYPNERGILKSAYLHNVPVFVPAFVDSELGNDLYIHNMKRKRRGKKPILVDLERDSLELIKLVTGSKRFGIFTVGGGVPRNNVQNVAPLIEIINERMGSIYPNRRFTYGIRICPDRPHFGHLSGCTYSENESWRKAAKDGVYAEIQADATQVWPFLAKYVMDAAKTKR, encoded by the coding sequence GTGAAAGACGTCCAGTTCGAAGAGCTCAAGTCGTTGGATCTCGGCCGGTGCGCGACGGTCGGCGATATCGTGGACGGGATGCGAGCCAGCGCCTTCGGCGCGCGCATGCTCGGCGAGGTCGCCCGGACGATCTCTGAGATGGCCGCGTCCAATAAGAAACCCGTCCTGATTTACGACGGGCTCGAGAAGTCGTCGCTGGGAGTTCTGCTCAAAAAGTTCGTCAGGAACGGATGGTGCGGGAAGATCCTATCGCCTTCCCGGTACGCCGGACAAAAGAAGCGCGGCGACAACGTCATCGTCGTCGGGGCGTTTTCCGAGCGCGACGCGGAAGCGATCTACGCAAAACCGGCGCGCGCGCTCTTTATCAACCCGTTCGACATGGCGCGCCCTGGACAGGTGAGAGACGGATACTTTCCCGACGCGGTCTTCGCCGACCCGAGATTCGTCATGCCGGTCATCTACCGGACGCTGGCGGAATGGATCGACGGAAAGCCAACGTCGGTAGAAGAGCTGATCGCGGAGCTGGCTTCCTACGGCGGCGTGGCCGCGCAGGTTGCCAAAGGCGCCAAGGCGCTCCTCATCATGGCGCGCGACAAAGATTGCTGCCGCTTCCTCACGGTCAGCGGCGCCATGACGGTCGGCAAGATGGATCTCATTATCTGCGACATGATCGAGTCGGGACTCGTCCACGCGATCTCCTCGACCGGCGCCCTCATGGCGCACGGTCTCGTTTCGTCCATCGGGCTCAAGCATTATAAGTACAATCCGGCTTACGACGATACCGAGCTAGCGCTCAGAAGATTGAACCGCGTCACCGACACGCTGGAGCCGGAAACGAACCTCGACACCGTCGAGGAAGTCATCGGCCAAGTCATCCAGCAGCTCAATGGCGCGCGGCCGATCAGCCCGACGATCCTGAACCGGCTGATCGGCAAGCACCTGGCGGAAAATTATCCGAACGAGCGCGGCATCCTCAAGTCGGCTTACCTCCACAACGTGCCGGTGTTCGTGCCGGCGTTCGTCGATTCGGAGCTTGGGAACGATCTCTATATCCATAACATGAAACGCAAACGCCGCGGCAAAAAGCCGATTCTCGTCGATCTGGAGCGGGACAGCCTGGAGCTGATCAAGCTCGTGACGGGATCGAAGCGCTTCGGGATCTTCACCGTCGGCGGCGGTGTGCCGCGAAACAACGTGCAGAACGTGGCCCCGCTGATCGAGATCATCAACGAGCGCATGGGATCGATCTACCCGAACCGCCGCTTTACCTACGGCATCCGCATATGCCCGGACCGGCCTCACTTCGGCCATCTGTCGGGATGCACCTATTCGGAAAACGAATCGTGGCGCAAAGCGGCGAAAGACGGCGTCTACGCCGAGATTCAGGCCGACGCCACGCAGGTCTGGCCGTTCCTGGCCAAGTACGTCATGGACGCGGCCAAAACGAAGCGCTAA